One window from the genome of Eleginops maclovinus isolate JMC-PN-2008 ecotype Puerto Natales chromosome 15, JC_Emac_rtc_rv5, whole genome shotgun sequence encodes:
- the LOC134877201 gene encoding uncharacterized protein LOC134877201 — protein sequence MSLRSGRNYLKDCTTTQQEAAGEEQLTETVDQATKKKETHQARDVKSRSSRASGSYTSTTSSATKAYAKAKAAKAALAFAEKEANVMKQKAELEANLLKQKAGFDADLHLLQSQKTVAAAEAEASAFLEAEVESGKLSQLPDVEEEPFSAVQRTSEYVRRHSDMFIQELPYEPVVVGTHRIKLDEQETPDTKPRVSHDIQRNTQHVYEDVKKEPARTLSDTQPYGAQYTANHTRQYAHETNGAQDFARYLIRKEMVSAGLLQYDDKPENYWSWKASFLSSTRDLNLSAREELDLLTKWLGAESSEQAKRVRAVHVLNPAAGVAMVWRRLEECYGTPEVIEDALLKKIENFPRLTNKDTVKLRELSDILCELEGAKQDGALPGLSYLDTARGVKQIVEKLPYNLQEKWTSFGSKYKEDYRVAFPPFSVFSRFVEQQARIKNDPSFAITPISSHVTPRTERPTKYSGRGPVAVHKTDIPAESSGYQASPFQKKMEEPDRQCPIHKKPHPLKKCKLFRNKTLEERKSYLRENYICYRCCGSTQHMAKDCKMTVKCSECSSDKHITALHPGPPLLTMQSAADDRNESGEQSESRPSSVNSKCTEVCGNADGARSCSKICLVKAYPEGRKEESINMYAVLDEQSNKSLAKTEFFSLFRVKTSSAPYTLKTCAGKLETSGRRATNFVIESMDGKVKLALPPLIECDMVPDDRTEIPSPEDAHYHPHLRSVAGKITPVDHNAPILLLLGRDILSVHKVREQINGPQDAPYAQRLDLGWVIVGEVCLGSVHKPSKVNVYRTNVLNNGRTSYLQSCPNSIHVKEDYGGMAPHHSTTLPAGDVNTSLHVDTDNLGSSVFDRSKDDNKLALSIEDKAFLAIMDTDVYQNEENSWVAPLPFRAPRRRLPSNRQQALKRLCSLRRTLEKKPETREHYIKFMQKMLDSDQAELAPALDKEKEHWYLPTFGVYHPKKPTQIRVVFDSSAECDGTSLNNVLLSGPDLNNTLLGVLLRFRKERVALTADVEQMFYCFVVREEDRDYLRYLWYEDNDIDKNVTEYRMKVHVFGNSPSPAVAIYCMRRAAQKGEQEHGSDARQFVERQFYVDDGLMSVATPEEAIDLLTRTREMLAESNLRLHKLASNSSQVMEAFPVEDRAKDLKDLDLGVDPLPLQRSLGLSWNLESDSFTYLVSREEKPYTRRGVLSTVNSLYDPLGFVAPITMQGKALLRELSSQQSEWDAPLPPQMEAEWNSWRDSLKALEDLHIRRCYIPVSLSSTQTKELCIFSDASTVAIGAVTYMRATDAEGQYHVGFVMGKSKLAPRPAHTIPRLELCAAVLAVELYELISDEMDVEVDTVKFFTDSKIVLGYIHNCTRRFYLYVSNRVTRIRRSTHPSQWHYVPTDLNPADHATRFMPARQLQQSSWLSGPAFLYQNKAAEISDSSVFALIEPEVDEEIRPEATVLATKASESQLGSQHFERCSSWRTLYHTVARLIHVAASFKGKSDKDEKKGWKCFGDASSMSELLQAKAVIIRSVQHSAFKEEFKCLESEQTHPKQSALKRLNPVVDEDGMLRVGGRLSHADLSKKEKHPLIIPHTHHIATLLVRHFHEQVAHQGRHITEGAIRSAGYWIIGSKRLVSSVIYKCVTCRRLRGRLENQKMADLPADRLTPEPPFTTVGLDVFGPWSVMTRRTRGGSADSKRWAVLFTCMSTRAVHIELIETMSTDSFINALRRFFAVRGPAKHLRSDRGTNFVGACGELGISTEDTTIKKYLQEKGCSWVFNPPHASHMGGSWERLIGVARRILDAMLLQAGPTRLTHEVLSTFMAEVMAIMNARPLVAISTDPDMPMVLTPATLLTQKMSAVSAPSGNFDTAQLYSKQWKHVQCLADTFWKRWKGEYLSTLQSRRKWTEDKPNVKEGDVVLLKDSQVSRNEWPMGLVVKTLPSSDNRVRKVELRIVKDGTNKVFLRPVSEIVVLLSET from the exons ATGAGTCTGCGCTCAGGAAGAAACTATCTTAAAGACTGTACCACTACACAGCAAGAAGCAGCTGGTGAAGAGCAGCTAACAGAGACTGTAGATCAAGCTACCAAGAAAAAAGAGACTCATCAAGCACGAGATGTTAAGTCTCGGTCATCTAGAGCATCTGGTAGTTACACATCAACAACGTCTTCAGCTACAAAGGCCTACGCTAAGGCGAAAGCTGCAAAGGCTGCGTTAGCCTTCGCTGAAAAAGAGGCTAACGTCATGAAGCAGAAAGCTGAACTTGAAGCAAAC CTGCTGAAGCAAAAAGCTGGCTTTGACGCTgatctccatctcctccagagTCAAAAAACTGTGGCTGCAGCTGAAGCGGAGGCTTCAGCCTTTCTGGAGGCAGAGGTCGAAAGCGGGAAGCTCAGCCAGCTTCCAGATGTCGAAGAAGAGCCCTTCAGTGCAGTTCAACGTACTAGTGAGTACGTACGTCGACACTCAGACATGTTCATACAGGAACTGCCTTACGAACCTGTCGTCGTGGGGACACATAGAATAAAACTAGATGAACAGGAAACACCTGACACTAAGCCCAGAGTTTCTCATGAcattcagagaaacacacagcacGTTTACGAAGACGTGAAAAAAGAACCAGCAAGGACACTGAGTGACACTCAACCTTACGGTGCACAGTACACAGCTAACCATACAAGACAGTACGCACATGAGACTAACGGCGCACAAGACTTCGCAAGATATCTCATCAGAAAAGAAATGGTTAGTGCTGGCCTTCTGCAATATGATGACAAACCAGAAAATTATTGGTCATGGAAGGCTTCCTTTCTAAGCTCCACAAGAGACTTGAATCTTTCAGCCAGAGAAGAACTGGACCTGTTAACAAAATGGCTGGGAGCTGAATCGTCGGAGCAGGCCAAGAGAGTTCGCGCAGTGCACGTCCTCAATCCCGCCGCAGGTGTTGCGATGGTCTGGCGACGTCTCGAAGAGTGTTATGGGACTCCTGAGGTCATCGAGGACGCGCTGCTTAAAAAGATTGAGAACTTCCCAAGGCTGACCAATAAAGACACTGTTAAGCTGAGAGAGCTAAGTGACATTCTCTGTGAACTGGAGGGTGCTAAGCAAGACGGTGCACTCCCAGGGCTCTCATATTTGGATACAGCACGTGGTGTGAAACAAATAGTGGAGAAACTCCCGTATAACCTCCAAGAGAAATGGACCAGCTTCGGAAGCAAGTACAAGGAGGATTACAGAGTGgcttttcctcccttctctgTCTTCTCGAGGTTCGTAGAACAGCAAGCAAGGATAAAAAACGATCCAAGCTTCGCTATAACCCCCATCAGCAGTCACGTCACTCCCAGAACAGAAAGGCCTACAAAGTACAGTGGTAGGGGGCCTGTAGCTGTACATAAAACTGACATCCCTGCAGAGTCATCAGGTTACCAAGCCAGTCCTtttcagaagaaaatggaagaacCTGATCGTCAGTGTCCGATACATAAAAAGCCCCATCCACTGAAAAAGTGTAAGCTCTTTAGAAACAAAACTCTAGAAGAGCGCAAGTCATACCTCAGAGAGAATTACATCTGCTACAGATGTTGTGGGTCTACTCAACACATGGCCAAAGACTGTAAAATGACTGTCAAGTGTTCTGAGTGTAGCAGTgacaaacacatcacagctcTGCACCCCGGTCCTCCTCTTCTGACCATGCAGAGTGCAGCTGACGACAGAAACGAAAGCGGGGAGCAGAGTGAAAGCCGACCTTCTTCTGTCAACTCAAAATGTACAGAGGTTTGTGGGAATGCAGACGGTGCACGCTCTTGTTCAAAGATCTGCTTGGTGAAAGCATATCCTGAAGGGAGAAAGGAGGAATCAATCAACATGTATGCAGTGCTAGACGAACAAAGCAATAAGTCCCTAGCCAAGACAGAGTTCTTCAGTCTCTTCAGAGTAAAAACTAGCTCTGCCCCTTACACTCTCAAAACCTGTGCTGGGAAGTTAGAGACGTCTGGCAGGAGAGCTACTAACTTCGTCATTGAGTCCATGGACGGAAAAGTAAAGCTTGCCCTACCTCCCTTAATAGAGTGTGACATGGTGCCTGACGACAGGACAGAAATCCCGTCCCCAGAGGACGCACACTATCACCCCCATCTACGGTCAGTGGCTGGTAAAATCACGCCTGTGGACCACAACGCACCTATCCTCTTGCTCTTAGGGAGGGACATCCTAAGCGTACACAAGGTACGTGAGCAAATCAACGGGCCCCAGGACGCACCTTACGCTCAGAGGTTAGACCTAGGCTGGGTCATTGTGGGAGAAGTGTGCTTGGGCTCAGTTCATAAGCCATCAAAAGTGAACGTCTACAGAACAAACGTATTGAACAACGGCCGCACGTCCTACCTACAGTCATGTCCAAACAGTATCCACGTGAAGGAAGACTACGGTGGTATGGCTCCTCATCACAGCACGACCTTACCAGCAGGTGACGTAAACACAAGTCTCCATGTGGACACAGACAACTTGGGGTCTTCTGTGTTCGACAGGTCCAAGGATGACAACAAGCTAGCGCTGTCCATAGAAGACAAAGCCTTCCTAGCTATCATGGACACAGACGTCtatcaaaatgaagaaaatagcTGGGTGGCTCCTTTACCATTCCGGGCTCCCAGGCGTCGCCTTCCAAGCAACAGGCAGCAAGCCTTGAAACGCCTCTGCTCACTTCGGCGAACCCTGGAGAAAAAGCCGGAAACAAGAGAGCATTACATCAAGTTTATGCAGAAAATGCTGGACAGTGACCAAGCCGAGCTTGCTCCAGCTCTggacaaagagaaagaacactGGTATTTACCAACCTTTGGTGTGTATCACCCGAAGAAACCTACCCAGATACGTGTAGTTTTCGACTCAAGCGCCGAGTGTGATGGAACCTCACTCAACAACGTCCTCCTGAGTGGACCGGATTTGAATAACACTCTGCTAGGAGTTCTTCTGCGGTTCCGTAAAGAACGCGTGGCTCTTACAGCAGACGtggaacaaatgttttattgtttcgtCGTCCGAGAAGAGGACAGAGACTATCTACGGTACCTCTGGTATGAAGACAATGACATTGACAAGAATGTGACCGAGTACAGGATGAAGGTCCATGTTTTTGGAAACAGCCCTTCACCTGCGGTGGCCATATACTGCATGAGACGAGCAGCGCAGAAAGGTGAACAAGAACATGGTTCTGACGCAAGACAGTTCGTTGAGAGGCAGTTTTACGTCGATGATGGTCTCATGTCTGTCGCCACACCAGAAGAGGCGATAGATCTCCTCACACGAACCAGAGAAATGTTGGCAGAATCCAACCTGCGACTGCACAAGCTGGCGTCGAACAGTAGCCAGGTGATGGAAGCGTTTCCGGTCGAGGACCGAGCCAAAGATCTCAAGGATCTGGATCTCGGAGTGGATCCCCTCCCTCTTCAGAGGAGTCTAGGCCTCTCCTGGAACTTGGAATCAGACAGCTTCACTTACCTGGTGTCACGCGAAGAAAAGCCATACACGCGAAGAGGTGTGTTGTCTACGGTCAACAGTCTGTATGACCCCTTGGGCTTCGTAGCTCCTATTACCATGCAAGGAAAAGCGCTTCTCCGGGAGTTGTCATCTCAGCAGAGTGAGTGGgatgctcctctccctccacaaATGGAGGCAGAGTGGAACTCGTGGAGAGACTCTTTGAAAGCTCTGGAAGACCTGCACATAAGGAGATGCTACATACCAGTTTCGCTGTCTTCAACACAGACAAAAGAACTGTGTATCTTCTCAGACGCTTCCACAGTAGCCATAGGAGCAGTGACTTACATGAGAGCTACAGACGCCGAGGGACAGTATCACGTTGGGTTTGTCATGGGGAAATCAAAGTTAGCTCCTCGGCCCGCTCACACCATTCCACGTTTGGAGCTCTGCGCAGCTGTGCTGGCTGTTGAGCTGTACGAGCTGATCAGTGATGAGATGGACGTGGAAGTGGACACTGTCAAGTTCTTCACGGACAGTAAGATCGTTCTTGGCTACATTCATAACTGTACAAGAAGATTTTACCTCTATGTCTCCAACCGGGTAACTCGGATCAGACGATCTACACACCCCAgtcagtggcactatgtgccGACGGATCTGAATCCCGCTGATCATGCGACAAGGTTCATGCCAGCACGCCAACTCcagcagagcagctggctgTCAGGTCCAGCTTTTCTCtatcaaaacaaagcagcgGAGATATCCGATTCTAGTGTCTTCGCCCTCATTGAGCCTGAAGTGGATGAGGAGATTCGTCCGGAGGCTACAGTTCTGGCAACCAAGGCATCAGAGTCTCAGTTGGGCTCTCAACACTTTGAGAGATGTTCAAGCTGGAGAACACTCTATCACACCGTAGCCAGACTTATTCACGTTGCAGCATCCTTCAAAGGAAAGTCAGACaaggatgaaaagaaaggatGGAAGTGTTTCGGAGACGCATCCAGCATGAGTGAGCTTCTACAAGCCAAAGCTGTGATCATCCGCTCTGTTCAGCACAGTGCCTTTAAAGAGGAATTCAAGTGTCTTGAAAGCGAACAGACCCACCCCAAGCAGAGCGCACTCAAAAGACTCAATCCAGTCGTGGACGAAGATGGTATGCTTCGTGTTGGAGGTCGTCTTTCTCATGCTGATctctcaaagaaagaaaaacatccattgATTATTCCACACACGCATCACATCGCTACACTTCTTGTGAGACACTTCCACGAACAAGTAGCTCATCAAGGAAGACATATTACAGAAGGAGCCATAAGATCGGCTGGATACTGGATAATTGGGAGCAAGCGTCTAGTGTCTTCTGTCATTTACAAGTGCGTTACCTGTCGCAGGCTACGAGGAAGGTTGGAGAATCAGAAGATGGCTGATCTGCCTGCCGACCGACTTACTCCTGAGCCCCCATTCACCACAGTTGGCCTCGATGTCTTTGGTCCGTGGTCCGTCATGACACGTCGGACAAGAGGAGGATCGGCAGACAGCAAACGCTGGGCTGTGTTGTTTACATGCATGTCGACCAGAGCAGTACATATCGAGCTAATCGAAACCATGTCAACCGACAGCTTTATCAACGCTCTCCGGAGGTTTTTTGCGGTTCGAGGTCCAGCAAAACATCTGCGGTCAGACAGAGGGACCAATTTTGTGGGTGCTTGTGGAGAACTGGGTATAAGCACAGAAGACACAACAATCAAGAAGTACCTCCAGGAGAAAGGCTGCTCCTGGGTGTTTAATCCCCCTCATGCTTCCCACATGGGCGGCTCCTGGGAAAGGCTCATCGGGGTTGCCAGGCGCATCCTGGATGCGATGTTGCTTCAGGCAGGACCAACACGTCTCACTCATGAAGTCCTGAGTACTTTCATGGCAGAAGTCATGGCAATCATGAACGCGAGACCTCTTGTTGCCATATCCACAGACCCGGATATGCCTATGGTGCTCACCCCAGCGACACTCCTTACTCAAAAGATGAGTGCAGTTTCAGCCCCCAGTGGAAACTTCGACACAGCTCAGTTGTACAGCAAGCAGTGGAAACACGTTCAGTGTCTTGCTGACACGTTTTGGAAGAGATGGAAGGGAGAGTATCTGTCTACGCTACAGA